One window of Populus nigra chromosome 5, ddPopNigr1.1, whole genome shotgun sequence genomic DNA carries:
- the LOC133695099 gene encoding uncharacterized protein LOC133695099 isoform X3, with translation MKGKRCASIGSHERDDEGEELEPEHLEVEHVLGDVMWVRRDDDGTWWPAVVVNENNISETSKPCNRSMGDVLVRLYGSYQYFYADPVKCRSEFEITLKENGGCYSEMFVEALEQDLPQSKSGQSKGKGSNSKGTSNGRASASKVKNSNQNRVNCEIESSNHALNCDEGFVLEGHCNELKH, from the exons ATGAAAGGTAAACGTTGCGCAAGTATTGGAAGTCATGAAAGGGATGATGAAGGGGAAGAATTAGAACCGGAACACTTGGAAGTGGAGCATGTGCTTGGTGATGTAATGTGGGTCAGGCGTGATGATGATGGCACGTGGTGGCCTGCAGTG GTTGTTAATGAAAACAATATCAGTGAGACCAGTAAACCTTGTAATAGATCAATGGGAGATGTTCTTGTTAGGCTATATGGAAGCTATCAATA CTTTTATGCGGATCCAGTTAAATGTCGTTCCGAGTTTGAGATT ACACTCAAGGAGAATGGTGGTTGTTATAGTGAAATGTTTGTGGAAGCTTTAGAGCAG GATCTTCCTCAATCAAAGTCTGGCCAATCAAAGGGAAAAGGATCCAATTCTAAAG GCACTTCAAATGGAAGAGCCAGTGCTTCTAAAGTCAAGAATTCCAATCAAAATCGAGTGAACTGTGAGATAGAATCCTCAAATCAT GCATTGAATTGTGACGAGGGATTTGTGCTGGAAGGGCACTGCAACGAATTAAAACATTAG
- the LOC133695099 gene encoding uncharacterized protein LOC133695099 isoform X1, protein MKGKRCASIGSHERDDEGEELEPEHLEVEHVLGDVMWVRRDDDGTWWPAVVVNENNISETSKPCNRSMGDVLVRLYGSYQYFYADPVKCRSEFEITLKENGGCYSEMFVEALEQDLPQSKSGQSKGKGSNSKGTSNGRASASKVKNSNQNRVNCEIESSNHARISPRKQINMNTPQRKMKDDNFLSKVVEEAISKVSNQDGLEKELKFDSPNTEGNSKRETPKQDGMQNKLKRNFTSTSGQAKKKTHDQGEKKRLKQKSSSAAEDTNYQSPKKDEEQEKHELSPSSAGGTFFGRLQELRRTKVMQTLGLVAPSGSPFN, encoded by the exons ATGAAAGGTAAACGTTGCGCAAGTATTGGAAGTCATGAAAGGGATGATGAAGGGGAAGAATTAGAACCGGAACACTTGGAAGTGGAGCATGTGCTTGGTGATGTAATGTGGGTCAGGCGTGATGATGATGGCACGTGGTGGCCTGCAGTG GTTGTTAATGAAAACAATATCAGTGAGACCAGTAAACCTTGTAATAGATCAATGGGAGATGTTCTTGTTAGGCTATATGGAAGCTATCAATA CTTTTATGCGGATCCAGTTAAATGTCGTTCCGAGTTTGAGATT ACACTCAAGGAGAATGGTGGTTGTTATAGTGAAATGTTTGTGGAAGCTTTAGAGCAG GATCTTCCTCAATCAAAGTCTGGCCAATCAAAGGGAAAAGGATCCAATTCTAAAG GCACTTCAAATGGAAGAGCCAGTGCTTCTAAAGTCAAGAATTCCAATCAAAATCGAGTGAACTGTGAGATAGAATCCTCAAATCAT GCTAGAATCTCCCCAAGGAAACAAATCAATATGAATACACCGCAAAGGAAGATGAAGGATgacaattttctttcaaaagttGTTGAGGAAGCCATTAGTAAGGTCTCCAATCAAGATGGGTTGGAAAAGGAACTTAAATTTGATAGCCCAAACACTGAAGGGAATTCAAAAAGAGAAACACCTAAGCAAGATGGGATGCAGAATAAACTCAAGAGGAATTTCACAAGTACCAGTggacaagcaaaaaaaaaaacccatgatcaGGGAGAGAAGAAAAGACTCAAGCAAAAAAGCTCAAGTGCTGCTGAAGACACTAACTATCAAAGCCCTAAGAAAGATGAGGAGCAGGAGAAGCATGAGCTTAGCCCTAGTTCT GCTGGTGGAACATTTTTTGGAAGATTACAAGAGTTGCGGAGAACGAAAGTCATGCAAACTCTTGGTCTAGTTGCGCCTTCTGGGTCACCATTCAATTAA
- the LOC133695367 gene encoding beta carbonic anhydrase 5, chloroplastic-like isoform X2 produces the protein MASLRPSSVKGDPIQFSPFSAITNSFTGFHRNWLGLRTEKLGRVDNTWLRLSPSLKEKSVLRLDASSISAGLAQELQRFKIQNMSETDGRVDFFDEMKHRFLSFKKQKYLGEVEHFKTLAEVQSPKFMVIACVDSRVCPSNILGFQPGEAFMVRNVANLVPPLENGRTETNAALEFAVKTLQVQNIFVIGHSCCAGIQTLMTMQDDENSSFIEKWVANAKVAKLRTKEAINLSFDQQCKHCEKESINCSLLNLLTYPWIEERVRKGTLSLQGGYYDFLRCTFEIWTLDFKESNVSHGSKISVKDKAFWC, from the exons ATGGCCTCTCTTAGGCCTTCTTCAGTCAAAGGGGACCCCATTCAGTTCTCACCCTTTTCAGCCATCACCAATTCGTTCACGGGCTTCCACAGAAATTGGCTTGGTTTGAGAACA gaGAAGCTGGGGAGAGTTGACAATACTTGGTTGCGGTTATCACCTTCACTTAA GGAGAAATCAGTTCTGAGATTGGATGCTTCGAGCATTTCTGCCGGGCTTGCTCAAGAACTTCAAAGGTTTAAAATACAGAATATGTCCGAAACCGATGGCAGGGTGGATTTCTTTGACGAGATGAAACACAGGTTTCTGAGTTTCAAGAAGCAAAAGTATTT GGGAGAAGTGGAGCATTTCAAAACTCTTGCTGAAGTGCAATCACCAAAG TTTATGGTGATTGCTTGCGTGGACTCTAGGGTATGCCCCTCTAATATCCTTGGATTTCAACCTGGAGAAGCTTTTATGGTTCGAAATGTTGCAAATCTTGTTCCCCCTCTCGAG AATGGACGGACAGAAACTAATGCTGCCCTTGAATTTGCTGTAAAAACTCTTCAA GTGCAAAATATATTCGTCATTGGCCATAGTTGCTGTGCAGGAATTCAAACGCTAATGACCATGCAAGATGATGAGAACTCCAG CTTCATCGAGAAGTGGGTTGCTAATGCAAAAGTTGCAAAGTTAAGAACGAAAGAAGCAATTAACCTTAGCTTTGATCAACAATGCAAACATTGTGAGAAG gaatcaatcaattgttcactACTAAACTTGCTAACATATCCGTGGATTGAAGAAAGGGTGAGGAAAGGGACACTTTCTCTTCAAGGGGGATACTATGATTTTTTGAGATGCACGTTTGAGATTTGGACCCTTGATTTCAAAGAAAGCAATGTTAGCCATGGAAGCAAAATATCAGTGAAAGATAAAGCGTTTTGGTGCTAG
- the LOC133695367 gene encoding beta carbonic anhydrase 5, chloroplastic-like isoform X1 has translation MIWGIRSKTSSIITTMASLRPSSVKGDPIQFSPFSAITNSFTGFHRNWLGLRTEKLGRVDNTWLRLSPSLKEKSVLRLDASSISAGLAQELQRFKIQNMSETDGRVDFFDEMKHRFLSFKKQKYLGEVEHFKTLAEVQSPKFMVIACVDSRVCPSNILGFQPGEAFMVRNVANLVPPLENGRTETNAALEFAVKTLQVQNIFVIGHSCCAGIQTLMTMQDDENSSFIEKWVANAKVAKLRTKEAINLSFDQQCKHCEKESINCSLLNLLTYPWIEERVRKGTLSLQGGYYDFLRCTFEIWTLDFKESNVSHGSKISVKDKAFWC, from the exons ATGATCTGGGGAATCC GCTCGAAAACTAGTTCCATTATTACAACAATGGCCTCTCTTAGGCCTTCTTCAGTCAAAGGGGACCCCATTCAGTTCTCACCCTTTTCAGCCATCACCAATTCGTTCACGGGCTTCCACAGAAATTGGCTTGGTTTGAGAACA gaGAAGCTGGGGAGAGTTGACAATACTTGGTTGCGGTTATCACCTTCACTTAA GGAGAAATCAGTTCTGAGATTGGATGCTTCGAGCATTTCTGCCGGGCTTGCTCAAGAACTTCAAAGGTTTAAAATACAGAATATGTCCGAAACCGATGGCAGGGTGGATTTCTTTGACGAGATGAAACACAGGTTTCTGAGTTTCAAGAAGCAAAAGTATTT GGGAGAAGTGGAGCATTTCAAAACTCTTGCTGAAGTGCAATCACCAAAG TTTATGGTGATTGCTTGCGTGGACTCTAGGGTATGCCCCTCTAATATCCTTGGATTTCAACCTGGAGAAGCTTTTATGGTTCGAAATGTTGCAAATCTTGTTCCCCCTCTCGAG AATGGACGGACAGAAACTAATGCTGCCCTTGAATTTGCTGTAAAAACTCTTCAA GTGCAAAATATATTCGTCATTGGCCATAGTTGCTGTGCAGGAATTCAAACGCTAATGACCATGCAAGATGATGAGAACTCCAG CTTCATCGAGAAGTGGGTTGCTAATGCAAAAGTTGCAAAGTTAAGAACGAAAGAAGCAATTAACCTTAGCTTTGATCAACAATGCAAACATTGTGAGAAG gaatcaatcaattgttcactACTAAACTTGCTAACATATCCGTGGATTGAAGAAAGGGTGAGGAAAGGGACACTTTCTCTTCAAGGGGGATACTATGATTTTTTGAGATGCACGTTTGAGATTTGGACCCTTGATTTCAAAGAAAGCAATGTTAGCCATGGAAGCAAAATATCAGTGAAAGATAAAGCGTTTTGGTGCTAG
- the LOC133695099 gene encoding uncharacterized protein LOC133695099 isoform X2 — protein MKGKRCASIGSHERDDEGEELEPEHLEVEHVLGDVMWVRRDDDGTWWPAVVVNENNISETSKPCNRSMGDVLVRLYGSYQYFYADPVKCRSEFEITLKENGGCYSEMFVEALEQDLPQSKSGQSKGKGSNSKGTSNGRASASKVKNSNQNRVNCEIESSNHGIQKEKHLSKMGCRINSRGISQVPVDKQKKKPMIRERRKDSSKKAQVLLKTLTIKALRKMRSRRSMSLALVLLVEHFLEDYKSCGERKSCKLLV, from the exons ATGAAAGGTAAACGTTGCGCAAGTATTGGAAGTCATGAAAGGGATGATGAAGGGGAAGAATTAGAACCGGAACACTTGGAAGTGGAGCATGTGCTTGGTGATGTAATGTGGGTCAGGCGTGATGATGATGGCACGTGGTGGCCTGCAGTG GTTGTTAATGAAAACAATATCAGTGAGACCAGTAAACCTTGTAATAGATCAATGGGAGATGTTCTTGTTAGGCTATATGGAAGCTATCAATA CTTTTATGCGGATCCAGTTAAATGTCGTTCCGAGTTTGAGATT ACACTCAAGGAGAATGGTGGTTGTTATAGTGAAATGTTTGTGGAAGCTTTAGAGCAG GATCTTCCTCAATCAAAGTCTGGCCAATCAAAGGGAAAAGGATCCAATTCTAAAG GCACTTCAAATGGAAGAGCCAGTGCTTCTAAAGTCAAGAATTCCAATCAAAATCGAGTGAACTGTGAGATAGAATCCTCAAATCAT GGAATTCAAAAAGAGAAACACCTAAGCAAGATGGGATGCAGAATAAACTCAAGAGGAATTTCACAAGTACCAGTggacaagcaaaaaaaaaaacccatgatcaGGGAGAGAAGAAAAGACTCAAGCAAAAAAGCTCAAGTGCTGCTGAAGACACTAACTATCAAAGCCCTAAGAAAGATGAGGAGCAGGAGAAGCATGAGCTTAGCCCTAGTTCT GCTGGTGGAACATTTTTTGGAAGATTACAAGAGTTGCGGAGAACGAAAGTCATGCAAACTCTTGGTCTAG